The following are encoded together in the Tripterygium wilfordii isolate XIE 37 chromosome 18, ASM1340144v1, whole genome shotgun sequence genome:
- the LOC119983905 gene encoding uncharacterized protein LOC119983905 codes for MSGKWVARWVGNSKFGVSSMQDTFTVDLDAKECSCRLWDLTGIPCSHAISCINFKEEIVESYIPDCFKKEAYVECYAPLVLPMNGPKLWQDTRMPDILPPPIIKRPRRPKKKRRLAEDEVTPFGRLRRLSNHMRCGRCGILGHNRRGCRSDLSKTNAIGNIEGTSAGRDRGASSAGINMGVSSAGLNIGVSSASRDGVHVQRTQASQRGRGRGAVRGGRTTLSRGGSGRSLRGGRVNRGGTASTSATLPNMSGQFSGASSAGGSHVLGCSPNQANNPRRLKLLSRRIQPHM; via the exons ATGAGTGGAAAATGGGTAGCTAGGTGGGTTGGGAACTCTAAGTTTGGGGTTTCATCAATGCAAGACACTTTCACAGTTGATCTCGATGCCAAAGAGTGTAGTTGTAGGCTGTGGGACTTGACTGGTATTCCCTGCAGCCATGCTATTAGTTGTATCAATTTCAAAGAAGAAATTGTCGAGAGTTATATACCTGATTGCTTCAAGAAAGAGGCATATGTTGAATGTTACGCACCACTGGTTTTGCCTATGAATGGTCCAAAGTTGTGGCAAGACACCAGAATGCCTGATATATTGCCTCCACCAATAATCAAGAGACCTAGaaggccaaaaaaaaagaggagattaGCTGAAGATGAAGTCACACCTTTTGGTAGGTTGAGGAGGTTATCTAACCACATGAGGTGTGGTAGATGTGGGATACTTGGGCACAATAGGAGAGGTTGCAGATCAGATTTATCAAAAACAAATGCAATAGGGAATATTGAGGGCACAAGTGCAGGCAGAGATAGGGGAGCTTCAAGTGCAGGCATAAATATGGGAGTTTCAAGTGCAGGTTTAAATATAGGAGTTTCAAGTGCGAGCAGAGATGGAGTGCATGTTCAAAGAACACAAGCAAGTCAAAGAGGCAGAGGTAGGGGTGCAGTAAGAGGAGGAAGGACTACTTTAAGTAGAGGTGGTTCAGGTAGATCACTAAGAGGAGGAAGGGTAAACAGAGGTGGGACTGCCTCGACTAGTGCGACACTACCCAATATGAGTGGTCAATTTAGTGGAGCTTCAAGTGCAGGTGGTTCACATGTTCTCGGGTGTAGTCCAAATCAAGCTAACAATCCAAGAAGATTAAAG CTACTTTCAAGAAGAATTCAGCCCCACATGTAG
- the LOC119983401 gene encoding uncharacterized protein LOC119983401: MTNFNWEIGMKFTTREKFVETVSSYAVYCGRKMKWEKLDHIRARSQKKAMEVVQGSHKLQFKRLHDFCFEVLRSNPGSSCSVSAILPSSEGPSRSLMPVFDNIYICLEACKKSFATCRPIIGIDGYFLKGIYGGQLLTAVGRDPNDQMLPIAFAVADKETRATWRWFLQRLLEDIGSHRDHRWTFVSDQQKLKELMWKAAKATYPQEWLRVMREIEQVNTSAFAILMGIEPRFWTRSHFNGYPKCDTLVNNMSETFNSVILGARELPIASMLEAIINYLMSRWADNREKIHKFEGNVLPRN, encoded by the exons ATGACCAATTTCAATTGGGAAATTGGCATGAAATTTACCACTAGGGAGAAATTTGTTGAAACTGTGTCATCATATGCAGTTTATTGtggaaggaaaatgaagtgGGAGAAGTTGGACCATATTAGGGCCAGA AGCCAAAAAAAGGCTATGGAGGTAGTTCAAGGGAGTCATAAACTACAATTCAAGAGGCtgcatgatttttgttttgaggtGTTGAGATCAAATCCTGGAAGCAGTTGTAGTGTATCTGCAATCTTACCTTCGTCAGAAGGACCATCAAGAAGTTTGATGCCTGTTTTTGATAATATTTACATATGTCTTGAAGCATGCAAGAAATCATTTGCTACATGTAGACCAATAATTGGAATTGATGGTTACTTTCTCAAAGGAATTTACGGTGGACAACTACTAACAGCAGTAGGAAGGGACCCTAATGACCAAATGCTCCCCATTGCATTCGCTGTTGCTGACAAGGAAACAAGGGCAACATGGAGATGGTTCCTTCAGAGACTCCTCGAAGATATTGGTTCACACAGAGATCATAGATGGACATTTGTTAGTGACCAACAAAAG TTGAAGGAACTAATGTGGAAGGCTGCAAAAGCAACATATCCACAAGAATGGCTAAGGGTAATGAGAGAAATTGAACAGGTCAACACTAGTGCTTTTGCTATACTAATGGGTATTGAACCCAGATTCTGGACTAGGTCCCATTTCAATGGTTATCCTAAATGTGATACATTGGTTAATAACATGTCGGAGACATTCAATAGTGTTATTTTGGGTGCTAGGGAGCTTCCTATAGCTTCAATGTTGGAAGCAATCATAAACTATTTAATGAGCAGATGGGCAGACAACAGAGAAAAGATTCATAAATTTGAAGGCAATGTCCTTCCAAGGAACTAG